One stretch of Jiangella gansuensis DSM 44835 DNA includes these proteins:
- a CDS encoding TetR/AcrR family transcriptional regulator C-terminal domain-containing protein has protein sequence MARTPFLTPLSIATAALQLGDREGAEAMTMRRIAAELGCDPMALYRHFADRMAMLDAVADLALADVPVPDPATAWDDRLRRVADDVRAAALRHPGIAAHVASRPPLGENGRRLAAAMLTALGDAGLPPAEAVRASQALVAYIAAGLAMAVRAGSRDDRWHQASTVLEALPSAPPGAELFTVGSEEQYRYGVRLLVAGIRAEAAALR, from the coding sequence GTGGCGCGCACCCCGTTCCTGACCCCGTTGTCGATCGCGACCGCGGCCCTCCAGCTGGGCGACCGCGAAGGCGCGGAAGCGATGACCATGCGCCGCATCGCCGCCGAGCTGGGCTGCGACCCGATGGCCCTCTACCGGCACTTCGCCGACCGGATGGCGATGCTGGACGCCGTCGCGGACCTCGCGCTCGCCGACGTCCCCGTTCCTGACCCGGCGACGGCGTGGGACGACCGGCTGCGGCGCGTGGCCGACGACGTCCGGGCGGCGGCGCTGCGACACCCAGGCATCGCGGCTCATGTGGCGTCCAGGCCACCGCTGGGCGAGAACGGCCGGCGGCTCGCGGCCGCGATGCTGACGGCGCTGGGCGACGCCGGGCTCCCGCCGGCGGAAGCGGTGCGAGCATCCCAGGCCCTGGTGGCCTACATCGCGGCCGGACTGGCGATGGCGGTGCGTGCCGGCAGCCGCGACGACCGCTGGCACCAGGCGAGCACGGTGCTGGAAGCGCTGCCGTCGGCTCCGCCGGGCGCGGAGCTGTTCACCGTCGGGTCGGAGGAGCAGTACCGGTACGGCGTCCGGCTGCTGGTGGCGGGTATCAGGGCAGAGGCGGCCGCGCTCCGCTGA
- a CDS encoding carbohydrate ABC transporter permease, whose product MATATSAPADRPAPVGGPPARRRRTLMRRRQARTAWLLAIPFLLLFAAFTAGPVLASLFMSFTDMRSTDLRTPLNVELAGLDNYTQLFGDPLFRKVAVNTAIFVLVGVPLTMGLALAAAVGLNSITRLRAFFRLGYYLPVVTSIVAVAVVWRFLLQPDSGPINQVLSVVGIDGPNWLGSTSLALPSLIAMAAWRNLGTLMVIFLAGLQTVPKEMLEAAEVDGAGRWQRFRYVTLPLLRPTLLFGAVITGIGYLQFFEEPYVMTRGGPLNATRSVSFYIYDHFGFGNYGYAAAASYVLFVAIVVLTAVQFRLLRPKT is encoded by the coding sequence ATGGCCACCGCCACCTCGGCTCCGGCGGACCGCCCGGCACCCGTGGGCGGCCCGCCGGCCAGACGCCGCCGGACGCTGATGCGGCGGCGGCAGGCGCGCACGGCCTGGCTGCTGGCCATCCCGTTCCTCCTGCTGTTCGCCGCGTTCACCGCGGGCCCGGTGCTCGCGTCACTGTTCATGAGCTTCACCGACATGCGCAGCACCGACCTGCGTACGCCGCTGAACGTGGAGCTCGCCGGGCTGGACAACTACACCCAGCTGTTCGGCGACCCGCTGTTCCGGAAGGTCGCGGTCAACACGGCGATCTTCGTGCTGGTCGGCGTGCCGCTGACCATGGGACTCGCGCTGGCCGCCGCGGTCGGGCTGAACAGCATCACGCGGCTGCGCGCCTTCTTCCGGCTCGGCTACTACCTGCCGGTCGTCACCAGCATCGTCGCCGTCGCCGTGGTGTGGCGGTTCCTGCTGCAGCCGGACAGCGGCCCGATCAACCAGGTGCTCAGCGTCGTCGGCATCGACGGGCCGAACTGGCTGGGCAGCACCTCCCTGGCGCTGCCGTCACTGATCGCCATGGCCGCGTGGCGCAACCTCGGCACCCTGATGGTGATCTTCCTGGCCGGGCTGCAGACCGTGCCGAAGGAGATGCTGGAGGCCGCGGAGGTCGACGGCGCCGGGCGGTGGCAGCGCTTCCGGTACGTGACCCTGCCGCTGCTGCGCCCGACCCTGCTGTTCGGCGCGGTCATCACCGGCATCGGCTACCTGCAGTTCTTCGAGGAGCCGTACGTCATGACCCGCGGCGGCCCGCTGAACGCCACCCGGTCGGTGTCCTTCTACATCTACGACCACTTCGGTTTCGGCAACTACGGCTACGCCGCGGCGGCCAGTTACGTGCTGTTCGTGGCGATCGTGGTGCTGACGGCCGTCCAGTTCCGGCTGCTGCGGCCGAAGACGTGA
- a CDS encoding LacI family DNA-binding transcriptional regulator, which translates to MTEHDGDAVKRRRASARASVTIRDVARHAGVSVATVSRALRGSDLVHPATRERVDAAIEELRFTPSQLGRSLAERRHAANGIVFPDLSGPFYAEVVLGYEEVAATLGRSVLILSTHNRDSADDMVLDLAGRVDGLAVFGRTVHDDVVAEVVQRGVPVVLMARTEVAGADSVRTENVLTAHAVVEHLAAHGHRRMVFLGDPVDSTDVSERWTGFRDALQQAGLEAPEQPITAGFKEDDGVRAAADLLAGGLPDVVVCANDELALGLVEALAGAGVRVPDDVAVTGWDDVMAARYAGLTTVRQPMRDMGARAARMLDARISGDGSEPRHDVLTTQLVVRRTCGPHPKEAHR; encoded by the coding sequence ATGACCGAACACGACGGAGATGCCGTCAAGCGGCGGCGGGCGTCCGCCCGCGCCAGTGTCACCATCCGCGACGTCGCGCGCCATGCCGGGGTCTCGGTCGCCACCGTGTCGCGCGCCCTGCGCGGTAGCGACCTCGTACACCCGGCTACCCGCGAGCGGGTCGACGCCGCCATCGAGGAGCTGCGGTTCACCCCCAGCCAGCTCGGCCGCTCTCTGGCCGAGCGGAGACACGCCGCCAACGGCATCGTCTTTCCCGACCTGTCCGGCCCGTTCTACGCCGAGGTCGTGCTGGGTTACGAGGAGGTCGCGGCCACCCTCGGACGCTCGGTACTCATCCTGTCCACGCACAACCGCGACTCCGCCGACGACATGGTGCTCGACCTCGCCGGCCGGGTCGACGGGCTGGCCGTCTTCGGCCGCACCGTGCACGACGACGTCGTCGCCGAGGTCGTCCAACGCGGCGTCCCGGTCGTGCTCATGGCCCGCACCGAGGTCGCCGGAGCCGACTCCGTCCGCACCGAGAACGTGCTCACGGCGCACGCCGTCGTCGAGCACCTGGCCGCGCACGGGCACCGGCGGATGGTCTTTCTCGGCGACCCGGTCGACTCCACCGACGTCTCCGAGCGGTGGACCGGATTCCGGGACGCGCTCCAGCAGGCCGGTCTCGAGGCACCCGAGCAACCGATCACCGCGGGCTTCAAGGAGGACGACGGCGTCCGCGCTGCTGCCGACCTGCTGGCCGGCGGGCTACCGGACGTCGTGGTCTGCGCGAACGACGAACTCGCGCTCGGCCTCGTGGAGGCGCTGGCCGGCGCGGGGGTGCGGGTACCGGACGACGTCGCCGTCACGGGGTGGGACGACGTCATGGCGGCGCGCTACGCCGGGCTGACGACGGTGCGCCAGCCGATGCGCGACATGGGGGCCCGGGCGGCCCGGATGCTCGACGCCCGGATCAGCGGGGACGGTTCCGAACCGCGTCACGACGTACTCACCACCCAGCTGGTGGTCCGCCGAACCTGCGGGCCCCACCCTAAGGAGGCTCATCGATGA
- a CDS encoding carbohydrate ABC transporter permease, whose translation MTTYTPPPAGIDDDAGTPAPAPGGGGGNERKPSRWLYVVLAVGVLVMALPFVWMLLSSVKPEAEVRSVPPTWLPETFTLENYRELFDRLRFPTYFFNSTLVAVVVTAGNLVFGSMLGYALAKLDFRGKRVVFGLVLGTLMVPGMVTFVPLFVLVSNMGLTNTFPGLFLPYLVGPFGVFLMRQYFLGLPDELIQAARVDGAGELRIFWSVMLPLTGPALATLGILTFLTSWNNFLWPLVVAQTEDMYTLPVALALYSVGQNATQYGLLLAGAVVVVVPVIALFLAVQRYFVQGIAMTGIK comes from the coding sequence ATGACCACCTACACCCCGCCACCGGCCGGCATCGACGACGACGCCGGCACGCCCGCTCCCGCCCCCGGCGGAGGCGGCGGGAACGAGCGGAAGCCGTCCCGCTGGCTCTACGTGGTGCTGGCCGTCGGCGTTCTGGTCATGGCGCTGCCGTTCGTGTGGATGCTGCTCTCCTCGGTCAAGCCGGAGGCCGAGGTGCGCTCGGTGCCGCCGACCTGGCTGCCGGAGACGTTCACGCTGGAGAACTACCGCGAACTGTTCGACCGGCTGCGGTTCCCCACCTACTTCTTCAACTCCACCCTGGTCGCGGTGGTGGTGACCGCTGGGAATCTGGTCTTCGGCTCGATGCTCGGCTACGCGCTGGCCAAGCTCGATTTCCGCGGCAAGCGGGTGGTGTTCGGGCTGGTCCTGGGGACGCTCATGGTGCCCGGCATGGTCACCTTCGTGCCGCTGTTCGTGCTGGTCAGCAACATGGGGCTGACGAACACGTTCCCCGGGCTGTTCCTGCCGTACCTGGTCGGCCCGTTCGGGGTGTTCCTGATGCGGCAGTACTTCCTCGGCCTGCCCGACGAGCTCATCCAGGCCGCCCGGGTGGACGGCGCGGGCGAGCTGCGCATCTTCTGGAGCGTCATGCTGCCGCTGACCGGGCCGGCGCTGGCGACGCTGGGCATCCTGACCTTCCTGACGTCGTGGAACAACTTCCTCTGGCCGCTCGTCGTCGCGCAGACCGAGGACATGTACACCCTGCCGGTGGCGCTGGCGCTGTACTCGGTGGGACAGAACGCCACCCAGTACGGGCTGCTGCTGGCCGGCGCGGTGGTCGTGGTGGTCCCGGTGATCGCGCTGTTCCTGGCGGTTCAGCGCTACTTCGTCCAGGGCATCGCCATGACCGGGATCAAGTGA
- a CDS encoding GH39 family glycosyl hydrolase — MSSDTDARSDFETRLGKASGAAAGTEVALPAPDGLTARPGRGQVTLSWEPVAGAAGYLVHVAASEDGPFEPLDHLGRDVLAVPHGPYVDTTGTPGEQRWYAVAAVPDVDQVGTLSAPVSSASLPDDDGGEPVTVVVVDGGGDDGELDRPWRLMIGSEHLSHALSTERTGGQEIGAELRAALKAAHDELGVRMVRAHAILGDDLGVYREVDGQPVHDFSGVDRVYDMVLSLGLKPVVEISFMPHDLAADPSATVFEYGAIISPPKDWDRWYDLVRAFVAHLVDRYGLDEVRDEWAFEVWNEANLEVFWSGTPDEFFRLHEVTARAVKDVDPGLRVGGPSSAAAGWVDQLLAYTEEAGIPLDFVSTHTYGSPPLDLRPILERHGRAGVPIWWTEWGVTPTHFNEVSESVFAAVFLLRGMRSAMDRLESLSYWVVSDHFEELGRPPALFHGGFGLRTVGELRKPRWWALAMLEALPSRRLPVALSGDGAGALVEALAATSRDADGRVAALVWNGTLDQSKAAGSDVLGRRVVLRFTGLADGTYELRHHRVDDDHSCVPAVWRRIGGGADWPSDEQWAELRAADRLDELHPPRRVTVTGGTVDVEFDLPNPAMSLVELHPASG; from the coding sequence GTGAGCAGTGACACCGACGCCCGATCCGACTTCGAGACGAGGCTGGGCAAAGCCAGCGGCGCGGCGGCCGGCACCGAGGTGGCGCTGCCGGCTCCGGACGGCTTGACCGCCCGGCCCGGCCGTGGCCAGGTCACCCTGAGCTGGGAGCCGGTCGCCGGCGCGGCCGGATACCTGGTGCACGTCGCCGCCTCGGAGGACGGTCCGTTCGAGCCGCTGGACCACCTGGGCCGCGACGTCCTCGCCGTTCCGCACGGCCCGTACGTCGACACGACCGGCACACCGGGGGAGCAGCGGTGGTACGCGGTGGCGGCCGTGCCCGACGTCGACCAGGTGGGGACGCTGAGCGCGCCGGTGTCGTCGGCGTCCCTGCCGGATGACGACGGCGGCGAGCCGGTCACCGTCGTCGTCGTCGACGGCGGCGGTGACGACGGCGAGCTGGACCGGCCGTGGCGGCTCATGATCGGCAGCGAGCACCTGTCGCACGCACTGTCGACCGAGCGCACCGGCGGGCAGGAGATCGGCGCCGAGCTGCGGGCCGCGCTGAAGGCCGCGCACGACGAGCTCGGCGTGCGGATGGTGCGCGCCCACGCCATCCTCGGCGACGACCTCGGCGTCTACCGCGAGGTCGACGGCCAGCCCGTGCACGACTTCAGCGGCGTCGACCGCGTCTACGACATGGTGCTCTCGCTCGGGCTGAAACCCGTCGTGGAGATCTCCTTCATGCCGCACGACCTCGCCGCGGACCCGTCGGCGACGGTGTTCGAATACGGGGCGATCATCTCGCCGCCGAAGGACTGGGACCGCTGGTACGACCTGGTCCGGGCGTTCGTCGCGCACCTGGTCGACCGGTACGGCCTGGACGAGGTGCGCGACGAGTGGGCCTTCGAGGTCTGGAACGAGGCCAACCTCGAGGTGTTCTGGTCCGGCACCCCCGACGAGTTCTTCCGCCTGCACGAGGTGACCGCCCGCGCCGTCAAGGACGTCGACCCGGGGCTGCGGGTGGGCGGTCCGTCGTCGGCGGCGGCCGGCTGGGTCGACCAGCTGCTCGCGTACACCGAGGAGGCCGGCATCCCGCTGGACTTCGTCTCCACCCACACCTACGGCTCGCCGCCGCTGGACCTGCGCCCGATCCTGGAGCGGCACGGCCGCGCCGGCGTCCCGATCTGGTGGACCGAGTGGGGCGTCACCCCCACGCACTTCAACGAGGTCAGCGAGTCGGTGTTCGCCGCGGTCTTCCTGCTGCGCGGGATGCGCTCGGCGATGGACCGGCTGGAGTCGCTGTCGTACTGGGTGGTGTCGGACCACTTCGAGGAGCTGGGCCGGCCGCCGGCGCTGTTCCACGGCGGCTTCGGCCTGCGCACCGTCGGTGAGCTGCGCAAGCCGCGGTGGTGGGCGCTGGCCATGCTGGAGGCGTTGCCGTCGCGGCGGCTCCCGGTCGCGCTGTCCGGCGACGGCGCCGGCGCGCTGGTGGAGGCGCTGGCCGCGACGTCGCGCGATGCGGACGGCCGGGTGGCCGCGCTGGTGTGGAACGGGACGCTGGACCAGTCGAAGGCGGCCGGGTCCGACGTCCTCGGCCGCCGGGTGGTGCTGCGGTTCACCGGCCTGGCCGACGGCACGTACGAGTTGCGCCACCACCGCGTCGACGACGACCACTCCTGCGTCCCGGCGGTGTGGCGGCGCATCGGCGGCGGCGCG
- a CDS encoding sugar ABC transporter substrate-binding protein, which produces MSRHSLPSASRRRRRTRSATIAVVTATALALAACGRDDDGSDGEAAPAEEISEGPATGTIEVWAMGTEGEELGAFLAGFEEENPEVTVEVTPVPWEGAHDRIATAIAAGETPDVSLIGTTWMGEFAETGGLEPTPTDLFNEDDFFPGPWDSTVVDGTSYGVPWYVETRALFYRTDLAQQAGLEPPTTWDDLKAFAQGLQQAGAEQGIYLQPGQGGSWQTFMPFAWQNGATLTDGDTYTLDSPEMTEALEFYTSFFTEGLSQDTVLQPGALEQLFADGAIGSFSSGPWHIGLVRDAGAEGDFDVVPLPGLDEAPGASFVGGGNLAVFTDSDNKDSAWKLVDYLTQVDVQQAWYEAITDLPSKPAAWEDGPLTEDEMVATFGEQLEHTEAPPAVPTWEQVAAVIDANVEAAVRGTMSAADAVADMQSQASSIGTGLQ; this is translated from the coding sequence ATGAGTCGACACAGTTTGCCCTCGGCGTCCCGGCGGCGACGCCGCACACGTAGCGCGACCATCGCGGTCGTCACCGCGACGGCCCTCGCCCTGGCCGCCTGCGGCCGCGACGACGACGGCTCCGACGGCGAAGCCGCCCCCGCCGAGGAGATATCGGAGGGCCCGGCCACGGGGACCATCGAGGTCTGGGCCATGGGCACCGAGGGCGAGGAGCTCGGCGCGTTCCTGGCCGGCTTCGAGGAGGAGAACCCCGAGGTCACCGTCGAGGTCACACCGGTGCCGTGGGAAGGCGCGCACGACCGCATCGCCACCGCCATCGCGGCCGGCGAGACCCCGGACGTCAGCCTCATCGGCACCACGTGGATGGGCGAGTTCGCCGAGACCGGCGGACTGGAACCCACACCCACCGACCTGTTCAACGAGGACGACTTCTTCCCCGGGCCGTGGGACTCCACCGTCGTGGACGGCACCTCGTACGGGGTGCCCTGGTACGTCGAGACCCGGGCGCTGTTCTACCGAACCGACCTGGCCCAGCAGGCCGGCCTGGAACCGCCCACCACCTGGGACGACCTGAAGGCGTTCGCGCAGGGCCTGCAGCAGGCCGGCGCCGAGCAGGGCATCTACCTGCAGCCGGGCCAGGGCGGTTCCTGGCAGACCTTCATGCCGTTCGCCTGGCAGAACGGCGCCACGCTGACCGACGGCGACACCTACACGCTGGACAGCCCGGAGATGACCGAGGCGCTGGAGTTCTACACGTCGTTCTTCACCGAGGGCCTGTCGCAGGACACGGTGCTGCAGCCCGGAGCGCTGGAGCAGCTGTTCGCCGACGGCGCCATCGGCTCGTTCAGCTCCGGACCCTGGCACATCGGGCTGGTCCGCGACGCCGGCGCCGAGGGTGACTTCGACGTCGTCCCCCTGCCCGGTCTCGACGAGGCGCCCGGCGCGTCGTTCGTGGGCGGCGGCAACCTGGCCGTCTTCACCGACTCCGACAACAAGGACAGCGCCTGGAAGCTGGTCGACTACCTCACCCAGGTCGACGTGCAGCAGGCCTGGTACGAGGCCATCACCGACCTGCCGTCGAAGCCGGCGGCCTGGGAGGACGGGCCGCTGACGGAGGACGAGATGGTCGCCACGTTCGGTGAGCAGCTCGAGCACACCGAGGCGCCGCCGGCCGTCCCCACCTGGGAGCAGGTCGCCGCCGTCATCGACGCCAATGTCGAGGCTGCCGTCCGCGGCACCATGAGCGCCGCCGACGCCGTCGCCGACATGCAGTCGCAGGCGTCGTCCATCGGGACCGGATTGCAGTAG